One genomic window of Punica granatum isolate Tunisia-2019 chromosome 1, ASM765513v2, whole genome shotgun sequence includes the following:
- the LOC116211920 gene encoding NADH dehydrogenase [ubiquinone] 1 alpha subcomplex assembly factor 2 isoform X1: protein MSKIFSRIVGFFGNRTQVGIDKAGNRYFTRKEEIDGIMKEKRWVIFKGEQDPTSIPVEWICWLNGQRKRAPTLEEMAELEARRELVKQNIARLKEEEQRRLKEGGVRKGITTGKVGGPDLQSFIRQFPGSSEEGGKAKEASEEEEKRTPEETRRQEEEEEISESSEPTGSGPTFRPGTWQPPT from the exons ATGTCCAAGATATTCTCGAGAATTGTTGGGTTCTTCGGTAACCGGACCCAGGTGGGCATAGACAAAGCGGGGAATCGCTACTTCACCAGAAAGGAAGAGATTGACGGAATCA TGAAGGAGAAGAGATGGGTGATTTTCAAAGGGGAACAAGATCCTACCTCTATTCCGG TTGAATGGATTTGTTGGCTAAATGGTCAGCGGAAAAGAGCTCCAACACTGGAG GAAATGGCAGAGCTTGAAGCAAGGCGAGAATTAGTTAAACAAAATATTGCAC GCTTGAAGGAGGAAGAGCAAAGGAGATTGAAAGAAGGTGGAGTCCGCAAAGGAATTACCACTG GTAAAGTTGGTGGTCCGGACTTGCAAAGTTTCATTCGGCAGTTTCCAGGTTCTTCAGAAG AGGGTGGCAAAGCCAAGGAAGCAtcagaagaggaggagaagag GACACCTGAAGAAACCAGaagacaagaagaagaagaagaaatttccGA GTCTTCAGAGCCTACTGGTTCGGGCCCGACTTTCAGGCCCGGGACATGGCAACCGCCGACCTGA
- the LOC116211920 gene encoding NADH dehydrogenase [ubiquinone] 1 alpha subcomplex assembly factor 2 isoform X2 — translation MKEKRWVIFKGEQDPTSIPVEWICWLNGQRKRAPTLEEMAELEARRELVKQNIARLKEEEQRRLKEGGVRKGITTGKVGGPDLQSFIRQFPGSSEEGGKAKEASEEEEKRTPEETRRQEEEEEISESSEPTGSGPTFRPGTWQPPT, via the exons A TGAAGGAGAAGAGATGGGTGATTTTCAAAGGGGAACAAGATCCTACCTCTATTCCGG TTGAATGGATTTGTTGGCTAAATGGTCAGCGGAAAAGAGCTCCAACACTGGAG GAAATGGCAGAGCTTGAAGCAAGGCGAGAATTAGTTAAACAAAATATTGCAC GCTTGAAGGAGGAAGAGCAAAGGAGATTGAAAGAAGGTGGAGTCCGCAAAGGAATTACCACTG GTAAAGTTGGTGGTCCGGACTTGCAAAGTTTCATTCGGCAGTTTCCAGGTTCTTCAGAAG AGGGTGGCAAAGCCAAGGAAGCAtcagaagaggaggagaagag GACACCTGAAGAAACCAGaagacaagaagaagaagaagaaatttccGA GTCTTCAGAGCCTACTGGTTCGGGCCCGACTTTCAGGCCCGGGACATGGCAACCGCCGACCTGA
- the LOC116211894 gene encoding AUGMIN subunit 4 isoform X1: MVKGLQGGGGQNLPADVVQLIDQLERHCLAPDGSLVSKSAYYDLQLAREEMARERLRYLEAMAIYCEAVAMVEEYQQALSVANLGGIRDPQGLYSQLGLKSPPQGDALATEMKLITITLAQRLRLPLISKDGEIHEEEIEKWSIMSRSSIDSTSTSVTISSSSNSVNYTHSSATSALAVANSSLSIGNTDVGESGVGGVPNRFLGITPAYLWQTQLQRAPLCMDITEYQMSLSHEIEDRLKVKCDKLADAFADDIDSSSGNQNLNARLPERVKSIMEDIEREEVALREDLYSADRKFTEYYNVLEQILGVLIKLVKDLKLEHQHKYDELQKTWLCKRCETMSAKLRVLKHILLYETYTQESIPALHKIRKYLVEATEEASIAYNKAVTRLREYQGVDPHFDTIATQYHEIVKKLENLQWTIHQVEMDLKRLPDRSSS, translated from the exons ATGGTGAAAGGGCTTCAAGGTGGCGGCGGCCAGAACCTCCCGGCCGACGTCGTTCAGTTGATCGATCAGTTGGAGCGGCATTGCTTAGCTCCAGATGGATCTCTCGTCTCCAAATCCGCTTACTACGATCTACAGCTC GCGAGAGAGGAAATGGCCAGGGAGAGGCTGCGCTACTTGGAGGCCATG GCAATATACTGCGAAGCCGTTGCCATGGTGGAAGAGTATCAGCAGGCTCTTTCGGTGGCAAATCTTGGAGGAATTCGCGATCCTCAGGGTTTATACTCGCAACTTGGATTAAAAAGTCCTCCTCAG GGGGATGCCTTGGCAACGGAGATGAAGCTCATTACAATTACATTAG CCCAAAGGTTACGGCTTCCTCTAATATCAAAAGATGGCGAGATACATGAAGAAGAAATTGAGAAGTGGAGTATAATGTCTCGCAGCTCCATAGATAGTACGAGCACCAGTGTCACTATCAGCTCAAGCTCAAATTCAGTGAATTATACACACAGTTCTGCAACTAGCGCACTCGCTGTTGCAAATAGTTCTCTGTCTATAGGTAATACTGATGTGGGAGAATCTGGAGTTGGTGGTGTTCCGAATCGCTTTTTAGGAATTACTCCAGCATATTTGTGGCAAACTCAACTCCAGAGGGCTCCATTATGCATG GATATTACAGAGTACCAAATGTCTCTCTCTCATGAGATTGAGGATCGTTTGAAGGTGAAATGTGATAAGTTGGCTGATGCCTTTGCTGATGACATTG ATTCATCAtctggaaatcaaaatttaaatgCCCGTCTACCAGAAAg AGTGAAGTCTATCATGGAGGATATTGAAAGGGAAGAAGTAGCTCTGCGGGAAGACCTATATTCTGCAGATAGGAAATTTACGGAATACTACAAT GTCTTGGAGCAGATACTTGGGGTGCTCATCAAGCTGGTCAAGGATTTGAAGTTGGAACATCAACATAAATAT GATGAACTACAAAAAACTTGGCTATGCAAAAGGTGCGAGACAATGAGCGCTAAATTAAG AGTTCTGAAGCATATTCTCCTCTACGAAACCTATACACAAGAATCAATTCCGGCTCTCCACAAGATAAG GAAGTATCTCGTTGAGGCCACTGAAGAGGCCTCAATTGCATACAATAAAGCG GTGACACGCCTTCGGGAATATCAAGGAGTTGATCCTCACTTCGACACAATCGCGACGCAGTACCATGAGATAGTGAAG AAATTGGAAAACTTGCAATGGACGATCCATCAAGTGGAGATGGATCTGAAGCGGCTCCCAGACCGCTCAAGTTCATGA
- the LOC116211894 gene encoding AUGMIN subunit 4 isoform X2: MVKGLQGGGGQNLPADVVQLIDQLERHCLAPDGSLVSKSAYYDLQLAREEMARERLRYLEAMAIYCEAVAMVEEYQQALSVANLGGIRDPQGLYSQLGLKSPPQVYEILEHRLVVAEAAQRLRLPLISKDGEIHEEEIEKWSIMSRSSIDSTSTSVTISSSSNSVNYTHSSATSALAVANSSLSIGNTDVGESGVGGVPNRFLGITPAYLWQTQLQRAPLCMDITEYQMSLSHEIEDRLKVKCDKLADAFADDIDSSSGNQNLNARLPERVKSIMEDIEREEVALREDLYSADRKFTEYYNVLEQILGVLIKLVKDLKLEHQHKYDELQKTWLCKRCETMSAKLRVLKHILLYETYTQESIPALHKIRKYLVEATEEASIAYNKAVTRLREYQGVDPHFDTIATQYHEIVKKLENLQWTIHQVEMDLKRLPDRSSS, translated from the exons ATGGTGAAAGGGCTTCAAGGTGGCGGCGGCCAGAACCTCCCGGCCGACGTCGTTCAGTTGATCGATCAGTTGGAGCGGCATTGCTTAGCTCCAGATGGATCTCTCGTCTCCAAATCCGCTTACTACGATCTACAGCTC GCGAGAGAGGAAATGGCCAGGGAGAGGCTGCGCTACTTGGAGGCCATG GCAATATACTGCGAAGCCGTTGCCATGGTGGAAGAGTATCAGCAGGCTCTTTCGGTGGCAAATCTTGGAGGAATTCGCGATCCTCAGGGTTTATACTCGCAACTTGGATTAAAAAGTCCTCCTCAG GTGTATGAGATTCTCGAGCATCGGCTTGTTGTTGCTGAAGCAGCCCAAAGGTTACGGCTTCCTCTAATATCAAAAGATGGCGAGATACATGAAGAAGAAATTGAGAAGTGGAGTATAATGTCTCGCAGCTCCATAGATAGTACGAGCACCAGTGTCACTATCAGCTCAAGCTCAAATTCAGTGAATTATACACACAGTTCTGCAACTAGCGCACTCGCTGTTGCAAATAGTTCTCTGTCTATAGGTAATACTGATGTGGGAGAATCTGGAGTTGGTGGTGTTCCGAATCGCTTTTTAGGAATTACTCCAGCATATTTGTGGCAAACTCAACTCCAGAGGGCTCCATTATGCATG GATATTACAGAGTACCAAATGTCTCTCTCTCATGAGATTGAGGATCGTTTGAAGGTGAAATGTGATAAGTTGGCTGATGCCTTTGCTGATGACATTG ATTCATCAtctggaaatcaaaatttaaatgCCCGTCTACCAGAAAg AGTGAAGTCTATCATGGAGGATATTGAAAGGGAAGAAGTAGCTCTGCGGGAAGACCTATATTCTGCAGATAGGAAATTTACGGAATACTACAAT GTCTTGGAGCAGATACTTGGGGTGCTCATCAAGCTGGTCAAGGATTTGAAGTTGGAACATCAACATAAATAT GATGAACTACAAAAAACTTGGCTATGCAAAAGGTGCGAGACAATGAGCGCTAAATTAAG AGTTCTGAAGCATATTCTCCTCTACGAAACCTATACACAAGAATCAATTCCGGCTCTCCACAAGATAAG GAAGTATCTCGTTGAGGCCACTGAAGAGGCCTCAATTGCATACAATAAAGCG GTGACACGCCTTCGGGAATATCAAGGAGTTGATCCTCACTTCGACACAATCGCGACGCAGTACCATGAGATAGTGAAG AAATTGGAAAACTTGCAATGGACGATCCATCAAGTGGAGATGGATCTGAAGCGGCTCCCAGACCGCTCAAGTTCATGA